Genomic DNA from Asterias amurensis chromosome 2, ASM3211899v1:
AGACTCGGGCTCTGTAAGAAGGCCAAGTGGAGCCTTATAAAACGCCAGTCCATATTCACACAAAACCTTActgcaagcacaaaaaatttgccCAATATTTGTTTGGCTTGGAGGCTAACAAACCATGCACGATCGAGAACCATATAAGCCGTATAACAAATGGTTTGCCATGACATTATGCAGTTTGAAGAACCACAACACTCACCGTACAACATGGGGATGGAGAACCGATTTATACAAAACTGAATACTATGGCAACATACATGATTACACCCTCGTGGTGAGGCCCGAGGAATTAGCTCAGCAGCATAGCAAAAACAGTCACTGTGAGAAACATGGATGGGGAACTGATTGATAAACCGTGTGCAACTTGAGGAACTGGAATAGCCACAGTATAAACGGGGGTTGAGAACTGATTGATACAAAATGAATACTATACATTATTGAACTCTCGTGATGAGGCATTGGGGAACTAACTCAGTAAGTATAGCAAACAAAGACACCGAGAGAAACAGGGATGTGGGAACTGATTAATAATAATGGTTTTGCCgaacagtatacatgtatatgcaatATTGAGGAACCAGAATAGCCACAGTAGAAACATAGGTTGGAAATTGATTGATACTTGTGTCCGTTAGCAAGACACATTTTTAAAACCACtgttgctgcgtccttcggatgggacgtaaagccgttggtccagtGTGTTATGTATATGGACGTaaagaactcagtgcacttGTCATAAAGAAAAGGGGTTAACCCCGGTGTTCatagtttgattggctgcataatgAAAATTTGAAGCAGCATTTGCAAAGGTTtctgtgttttattattattgatcaAATTAACACGggagtgttttttccttttagaTTAAAGTGCATGACCACAATTCATAATGTTTGCGAAACACAACCCCAAAACACAAACCCTCCCAAAATGTTCTTGTAAGAAATAAACATAAATAgtgtaaattaataaaaatcattataataaaataaagtaaaaaggtagtattattaataatacaaaacaaaaaccataaaaaaaaattgtttcgtGTTAATTTGAATTACAatacagtttcatgtttttttcctgttttttttttttttttttttttttgccaatgaAACGTTGTGTAATAGTTGGGGATAAGTGGTCAGTGATTTTCCGTATGATGTTTTGTTTCCACtatttggttgttgttgtttgttgttgttgttttgaattgtttttgtacCGAAGGACTATTCAGCCCAAAGCTAACCCAAGATTATGTCAtcttgttttcaagaaagagtGATCTCTTACAACtgcatttcaaaaaaaatatgaagtCTTGCATTTTGTATCTGACCATACATAAAAAATCAAAACTGTCGAAAAAAGCGGCTGAAgaataatttgataaaatcttGCACGTCAATGTCCTCGAAATGTGATTATACATTTACTTCATTTTCACTTTCTACAAATTGTTCAGGCTGTGGCTCACTCATGAAGCGTGTGATGCCATGGTTTACGAGTACCATTTGTCGATTATCTTCATATTACGCTTTCAACAAAAAcagattgttaaaggaacacgttgccttggatcggtcgagttaatctttgaaaagcgtttgtaaccgttttttataaaatgcatatgggtagaaagatgttgtaaaagtagaaaacaatgatccacacaaacatgcctcgaaattgcgtggttttccttttacctcgttgactaacacgtcggccatttatgggggtcaaaattttgactcccacaaatggccgaccatgttagttcgcacagtagaaggaaaaccacgcaatttcgaggcaaacttgtgtggatcattgtattctacttttaaaacatctttccaatcatatgcattttataaaaaacggttacaaacgcttttgttttgaccaactcgtccgatccaaggcaacgtgttcctttaacgtttggaaattggaacccactgtttgtaacaatttaTAGTTGTAGATATCTACCATAAAacgtaaacctgtgaacatgtcctttcagtgaatttaaaaaaagggttgATTACGTACAAACAGTATAGTCTTCGTTCGAGTCGCTTTCTTGTTTTCGATACTCGGCAGACTTGCATATTTTGTAGGTTTTGCACCACCCATAGTGATAATTAGGCCTATATACAAACATTCCTTACAAACATTCCAACCATACAATTAGAGCTTTTGTTTGAGTGTGCTCTGTCCGAAGACACAAAATTACGATGTCAATATTTTGTACTGTTCATAAGAATTATTGGAATTTTTTACATTGGCAGAGTTGACAGTTATGGCTGATTATTTTATGCTCAGTTCAAAAATGTTATGCATTTACACGTTACGAAGAAGCAAGTTCCCAGTTCGCTATTGTTATACTTGGAATAGAAGGTGCCACAGTCCATGTATAAAGGTCTGGCAACAGTGAACTGGGTAACTTTATTGACTTCCTTAAACtgtacaatgaaaacaaaaaaattgttacttCCCTTCTCTGAGTTTTCTAAAACTAATCACAACTGAGTTGATTGGATTGCGGGAAATGTTTTCTTCGCATGTGTATAGGCGTAATTAGCCTATAAAGGAAATCGCAGTGTTACATAATCCCTTAAGGAATACAGAACGCGTCAGAAATCTTACGCACTCAGATCATCAAGGCAATGCCATTTCTTGTTGGTGCAAATAATTCAAGAAAACCTTTAATAAAAGATGCGTGCAATTCATACTTAATGTATGTAGCGCACTAGTTAGGCATGCCCAGACACTGAACTAGATGATCGTTGTTTTATATTAAACACACACTGAAACTGGGTTCAGTATGGGTATACTCGAATCAGCatggtttgaaactttgtatggtggaaatacaatatagaaTGGTTCGCGGTATTACCATGTACTGATAaactctaaatgagttggggtggttctgaaaagaaccgttgattACTCGAATAGATCGCTCGCTGCATATAAGTTCTACAACGTGTAAAATTTGTTCATTTTCACATTTAGTTAAACTTACGTCAACTTGGCATCACGGCGGACAATTCTACGGGTGTTCTGCTAAGCTCCGTTCTTGTGCACCCGATGGGCTATCATGTGGCATTAGTAGATTACATGACTAACATCAGTTTGGCGTACCTGTTAACTGCCTCATCTTCGTTATGTACTGGGGTAAGACACCCAAAGGCCAGCACAAACACAAGCTTGTATTggcctgcaaccgtggacctccaatcgtccctcttttccttatattatttacatgttttccaactgtggTGGGTTCGAGCGATTTCACCTTCCTCCCCAAAACATCAACGTGGACGCCAGTACATCGCACCAGTCTAATAGCAGCCAGTGACAAAGCATAACAATGGGGAACAAGACATGACAGCCAACCAAAACATCTGCGTCAAGAATGCCGACCAGAGGAATGTTTTACAACATAAGACCACGCCCATGCTCTTTGTAACCAGTTCTTGGTGACTTACAAAGCCCTTTCTTTCCTTTAGTCTGACAATTATTGAGGTCGGTGTCGGTGAAATTGTCATCCATGAAGTTATGCATCTGTAGTAATTGATATTATAGTCCCGTGGGTATAGGCCTACGCCGGGATTGGCAATAGAAGATTTAGCAGgataaactaaaatggaataaatTAATACAACTTATTCATCACTTGTATTTAAAGTCACTTGACATGTTTgttatattgtcaaagaccagtattcccacttgatgataaatcaaaaaaaaaaaataatggataaaataacaaatctgtaaacctTTTgactaaatcggtcatcgaagttgcaagagaataatgaagaaaaaaacacccctgttggacaaaatgtgtgttttcagatgcaaaataaaaGGCCTGATAACTTTTattattcgagtgagaaattatttctttctcaaaaacatcgttacttcatagggagcagCTTCTCACAGTATTTTGTAATACCAGCAGCTCTttattgctcgttatcaagtgagtttttatgcttacaattttgttgagtaattgcAGGATCACAATGTACCTGAGCTAAGACCATCGGGAACTTCTCAGTCGGCGACCTGAGCGTAACTGCAATGACCTGAGCGTAACTGCAATGATTTAAAGACAATCTGAAACAGTCGCCGctcgaaaacaaaacaaaaacaaaacaacagtcGCAAGAGCAGAACAATTTTCAACTTGTACGACGTGATCCCGACGGTCGGGAGCTAGTCGCAGGCGCACGATTTTTCAGTTAGTGTGACCTGAGCATAACTATTTTGTCTGCGCGTTGCCGACAGTTTATTGCGGGCGCAAGGAAATCGTAGGTCGACTTGAAGCCGGCTTCAGAGTGCGCCCGAAGAAGAAAACAGAGCTTTGGCCTCATTATAATTAATTGCAGGCACTCGGAACGTTTCTTATTAGACATACAGCTAGGTAGGCCTTCAGTGTAACATTTTGCCCAATGGTAACCCAGGGGTTGTTGACTTTCAACAATTTGTCATTTGAGGATGGCATACAATGGTTCTGTTTTTCCAGAGGTGTAGGGAGCTTTTTTCAAGACTAATGCTCTGACGTACACGGGGGTAAGAGTGTATTTATTTGGAGGGGTATACCTCGCCGAGCATtgggactccccatataaaaCTGAGCAGAGGACAACAGTTCTTGAGTAAATGGAAAGGTACCCCTTTACTGCAAAAACAAACTATGATAATTTTaagtatttttaaagtttttaaaaataatatttatcatTTTGCACTCGGTATGCTATGGGAGTctgtttagtgttttttttgcgATATTTCTAAAACGCTaccacattttaaaaatgaagttTTCACCTCAGGTTAGTTTAATAATTATGTGTCTACATTTATATATAGAATTTAAACAATCGTATGGTTCCAATGGGCGAAAAATAATTGCCTTTACAAAGTGTGTCACTTTTTTAAGTAGATGTTGAAATTGCATCGAGGGTAAAGGaaattcatttgtttgtttcccCACAGAACTCGCGAGAAAGTACCGAGTAAACAGTGccatcacacatcggtgtaaggttaGAAGAACCGAGTGAATATGTGTCCCTTTTGTTTGAGCTTGACATACATTTATAGAATTTAGGCTGAGTGCCATGTGAActgaaaacaaacattattgAGTGCTTGTAAACAAAATAGAGTCACATTAATGTACACGATATTTGTGGATGTCATAAAATGATCTAGTTTGCAAATAATATGCACATTACGTTGTTGATCTTACAATATAAATAGACACACGTCTGAAGCTTTGTTTTTGCAGGACTTATacagatgttttttcttctccttataacatggtttattttgaTGGTAGGTAAATGCTGTATAATTATTTGCATTTCAtatgatattttttgttgtatcATATACGCTttgttatcactcttaaaattaatggcagaaACAAGTTACTTGATGTTAGAAGTATACAGCAATTTTCAATAGTATAGAGCACtttgagaattatttcacttcgaagtaacgTGTTCATGGGAACATATgtttatcagtttttatcccaaACATTTggatctgagaaatgtttctcagattgtgtgttccaaaTACGGATTATtgttcctgcgtggacatagcCTCTCTGAGTTTTCGGTGATATTAAAAAAACTCTACCTTATGAAAATgttacaggttagttttattctACATTAATTTTATAGGGTTAAAACAAACACACGGTTCACTAACCAAGGGAATATATTTCCTTAGAGGTATAAGTATTTTCAAATTTAGGTCTTACTTTTTTAAATGACAAGTTATTGATATAATAAAGACCCTTTGTTTAAGGCTTACTTGGAAAGCTAAATATGGAAATGAATTGATTTCGTTTGGTATACGTTGTGATGAACTCAAATTctcttacataaaaaataagTGACACAATCACAGTCAATTGTTCTATTTTTCTACTTCATTCGTTTTATTTGTCAACTCTCCATGATCACTTAATTTTTAACACAATAAATCAATACATTTCTTAACAACAGTTTTCAGGTCCTCTTGCATTGTCGAGACAGCAAGTCCAAATCTACGAGAAatgataaaataacaatgttTGAGTTCATGATGTACAAGTTCAATGCTATGTAATTTTGATTATGTTAAATGCTGACAATTGTATCTTCTTTAACAGATATGAAATTTGTCAAAAACAGGAATGTGACAGGCATATCAAGAATCAGTAGGCCTATTACGGTTCCAATTTCCAATGGAAATTCTGAGAAACCAACAAAAAGAAATCGTCTAATAATCAGCTGAAAATGTATATCTCTGAAGATTTGTTGTAAACAGGAATGTGACAGGCATATCAAGAATCAGTAGGCCTATCACGGTTTCCAATTTCCAATGGCAATTCTGAGAAACCAACAAAAAGAAATCATCTAATAATCAGCTGAAAATGTATATCTCTGAAGATTTGTTGTAAACAGGAATGTGACAGGCATATCAAGAATCAGTAGGCCTATCACGGTTTCCAATTTCCAATGGCAATTCTGAGAAACCAACAAAAAGAAATCATCTAATAATCAGCTGAAAATGTATATCTCTGAAGATTTGTTGTAAACAGGAATGTGACAGGCATATCAAGAATCAGTAGGCCTATCACGGTTTCCAATTTCCAATGGCAATTCTGAGAAACCAACAAAAAGAAATCATCTAATAATCAGCTGAAAATGTATATCTCTGAAGATTTGTTATCTCATTTGATTGCTGTTAAGGTGCTCTGGATGGCTCAAGGTTCTCAATGGATTGCCCATAGCGTCATTGACTGCCacatttgatgataaacaacgGGAAAAGTGCACGCGTATATACGCGCTGTGCAGAACTCTCAGCAAATGACAGCGTTTCACGTGTACGTGTGCCGTTTCATTAAAGAttgcggtcaatgacgtcatgtgcaatccatctaatATATCTTATTGTGAGCATCTACGGCAACTACCGCAACACATGACTATCAGACGCCCCAAATTTATTCAACTTCAAAAGAGTCTGAAAATCTATGGACCACACCGAGCACCTTTAACTCAGCATTCAAATGAGAAAACAATTCTTTAGAGTGATAACATTTCAGCTGATTAGctgatttcttttttgttggTGTCTCAGCATTGCCATAGGAAATTGTGGGTGCATTTTGGGCAAAATCACATCATTATATAGCAATAACCGACAACAATAGTGAATCTATAACGCGCCATCTATATTCAGTGCAAGCACAAAATCCGAGGCGCAGCACAAAAATCATAACAATCAATAAACATGAGATATAATTTATCGAGAGAACAACTCGATACATGTTTTAGTAAGGTTTGATAACACATGCTAATTATATGCAAAACTAAACAAATTAGTCTTTAGCAAAGCTCGAATAAGTAAAAGTAaagtgtcaattttaacaccccaacGTTTTGCAGTGCACAATTCAAAACAACTTTATGAGTTAAAATAAAGGTTGCCCTTTTTGCAAAAGTTGTCCTAAAAGTTCTCAAGTTGACGAGGCTTTTTGGTAGTTTCGGTTGTATATTTGAGAAGcacgtttgtttttttattcaaccTTACTCATCAgtgagcagtttttttttaacaagttaaATCTGCCCTTTTGTGCTAAATGTGCTCACCTTAGTTGCCGATGTAGAGCATCTTGTTGGGGGATCGGAAACCTGCGTTAGACACAACGTTGGAGGTAGAGCTAGAGAGCATGGATGACTTGAGGGCAGCTGGGCTCAGGGATGGGTTGTTGCCCAACATGATGGCAGCGGCACCTGATCAGGGAAGAAATAAAACCGGGGCTCATTAATGCATGCTATAGACATCTATTATTatagacattggacactattggtaatttatcaaaataattgtcagcataaaaccttactttgtaacgagtaaatggggagaggtgtgggaaactgctccctctgaagtgacgtagttttcgagaaagaagtcatttccacgagtttgatttcgagacctcagaattagattttgaggtctccaaatcaaacatctgaaagcacacaacttcgtgtgacaatggtttttttcttccattattatctcgcaacttcgataaccaattgagctcaaattatcacttCATGCTTATACTTTAAGAATtaccaattaaaggcactggacacctttggtaattgtcaaaggccagtataatttaattaccaaaagtgtccagtgcctttaagtttgattTAGACAGGGTATAATAGCCTTATTAATATTACGGCTGCTATCCATAAGGGCCAACAATAAAACAGTGAATGGCATAGCTATTAAGAAAAATATAGATTTTGTCCCTTTTTTTGGCTTAATGTGCGGGGAACAACTACTTTGGAAATGACCTTGCAAAGCGTCCAATAAGTATGCATACTGGACTCCAATATGTCAATCTTGGACTCCAATGTCAAATGTAACATAGTGGATGACCCTAACTCGTGTTTCACCGttcaaaataataacattttatGTGTGTGGTTTATAATGATACGATCACATTTcaacatgaaataataaaacatgaATTTGTAACTTTCGTTTTGTATGGGCTAAACCAACATGTGTGTGAAAACATGTGTTTTAtattgtcgtttttttttttaaatagcggtAAAATCTTTACTAAAAATGCAGAGAAATGTGTCTTACCGGAAACGTGGGGGCAGGCCATGGAGGTTCCACTGATGGTGTTGGTGCCCCAGTTAGTGGTGTGCCATGTTGAGGTGATGTCTACACCAGGAGCGAAGATACTCACACATGAACCGTAGTTGGAGAAGGAAGCTCTGGCATCGCTGCTGTCGGTGGCGCCGACAGTGATGGCCTGGCAGGTTGAGAAAAGAACAATCGAATTATAATCAAATATATGGTTTACTTGTACTGTACTAGACCTTATGCACTTGAATTCGTATCAGGAGAAAATATAGTTTTTCGAAACGACGTCAAATAATTGAGCAGTAGCCCTTAAGTAGTAATTAagatttagttttgttttgagaAGCTATGATTTTTGCGTCATCATTCTAAAATCAAAATGGCGACTTACGGTGGGTACTCTAGCGGGGGAAGAGTTGCAAGCATCGACGTTCTCGTTACCAGCGGCAGCAGACACGGTGAAGCCGAGGTTGACGAGGTTCTCTACGGCGTTATCGGTAGCAGAAGATGCACCACCACCGAGGGACATGGAGACAACAGCGGGCAGCTGTCCGTTAGATCCAACGAAGTCAATTCCTGTTGGTTTAGGCATAAACAAAATGGTTAGCTTTCTAATATAATAACTTTTGAAaaactttgtgttacaaaaaagtgAGTTTTCTGAAAGCAAAACATGTATTATGAAGAATACTCACCATCAACAACACCACTGTTGGAGCCGAATCCAATGCAGCTGAGCACACGGATACCGTAAATGGTGACGTCCTTGGCTACACCGTAAGTGTTGCTGCCGACGGTACCGGAGCAGTGAGTTCCGTGTCCGTTGCAGTCAACTCCGCTGCCGCCGAGGGCATCGTACCAGGCGGTAGCACGGCCAGAGAACTCCCAGTGGTTGGGGTTGACTCCGGTATCAATCACGTAAGCGTTGACTCCAGCACCAGTTCCTAAAATAAGAAGATGGCAATAGGAAATGATTACATGTTGGTGTTTTGGGGTGAGTCGAAAGAATATTTCAATTTGAACGATgttattttgcaaaataaagtTACTAGGAGTTTAAATTTACCGGATGGGTTGAAGCTGCCGTCCAAGGGGAGGTATCTCTGGTCAGAACGGTCGAGACCCCAAGTGACTGCCTGGGTTCTGACGATACCGTCTTCCTCAATGTACTCAATGCCCTCGAAAGAACGGATCTACAGAATGAGGAGAGATGACAGATGATAACATTGTAGTTAAAGTAATTTACCTCTTATTAATCATGCACCCTCTCCCAGTGAAAACAACATCAAACAATTCGTGTATAACATATATTTTTTCTCCTAACTTAAACtagttttgtttaatattatggTTGAGatattttgataccttttgtagtatttcgccatgacatgaatttctattcactgtgaatgaagatgtatatgATATAATAATACCTGTAGAAGTCaagcttcattagttgtcaagtttttgagaaacaaaagtgaaaatcacacagcaatgttttcagcagagtcgcgtaaatccttTGTATAgtctaaaataatgttcgtctctaAAACGAACATTGTTTTCGTGAATTTTCTTTTCTCATATATCTCAAGAACTGTAGCTCCTCAGCAAGAAGGTTAAGGAAATCTTTCTA
This window encodes:
- the LOC139954324 gene encoding extracellular serine proteinase-like, with product MKTFILLCLCLAAASATLAPLKKVSQRIPNKYIIKIKDGSKLDEFVDRLETRTRSLNIPASILKKFRTVMSAVVAHIPDRFIDTIRSFEGIEYIEEDGIVRTQAVTWGLDRSDQRYLPLDGSFNPSGTGAGVNAYVIDTGVNPNHWEFSGRATAWYDALGGSGVDCNGHGTHCSGTVGSNTYGVAKDVTIYGIRVLSCIGFGSNSGVVDGIDFVGSNGQLPAVVSMSLGGGASSATDNAVENLVNLGFTVSAAAGNENVDACNSSPARVPTAITVGATDSSDARASFSNYGSCVSIFAPGVDITSTWHTTNWGTNTISGTSMACPHVSGAAAIMLGNNPSLSPAALKSSMLSSSTSNVVSNAGFRSPNKMLYIGN